Proteins co-encoded in one Microbacterium hydrocarbonoxydans genomic window:
- a CDS encoding ATP-binding cassette domain-containing protein, producing MPDGQVLEFTRVTKRFNEVTAVSDFSARIEPGAVTAFLGPNGAGKTTSLRILLGQVRATSGTATIGGAAFSELRNPLRTIGSVLEETVYRPRRSAARQLTIAAKANGIPLSRVDEVLSLVGLENEADGRIGSFSLGMRQRLSVAHALLGDPGALVFDEPANGLDPEGIRWMRLLMRRLADEGRTVLVSSHVLSEVEQVADNVLVLSRGQLMLSSGIETLADPSSGAVVVDAADRAALTAALSAGGFEVEVLRSGLTVRGGDAGTVGAIAAEAGIALTTLVQRGPTLEDIFIELVRGGRHAPREIATPAIVVPPVREDEAATETATASPEQTADEPAADEAPADAPAAETLSDVPAEAALPETSDTVDADADADASADYEVVDSPAQPSFDDILFGTGGETGDAHTATGPESEQSDADDAEHSGLEAFAGLHHEAPTGEDADDAKDADDADAEAPSVPTHTPDEESDADPRSEAVSSMLAAAARAYYQDEPKQYPFAEDDNQPVAEGGSGSDDAAAVGDDGEHHEHHEHHDGEHREHHDGEHRES from the coding sequence ATGCCCGACGGACAGGTGCTCGAGTTCACGCGCGTGACGAAACGCTTCAATGAGGTGACGGCGGTCTCCGACTTCTCCGCGCGGATCGAGCCCGGCGCGGTCACTGCTTTCCTCGGGCCCAACGGAGCCGGCAAGACCACCAGCCTGCGCATACTCCTCGGCCAGGTGCGTGCCACCAGCGGTACCGCCACGATCGGCGGCGCCGCGTTCTCGGAGCTGCGCAACCCCCTGCGAACGATCGGCTCCGTGCTCGAGGAGACGGTGTACCGGCCGCGTCGCTCGGCGGCGCGCCAGCTCACGATCGCCGCCAAGGCCAACGGCATCCCGCTCTCTCGCGTCGACGAGGTGCTGTCGCTCGTGGGACTCGAGAACGAGGCGGACGGACGCATCGGCAGCTTCTCGCTGGGCATGCGCCAGCGACTGAGCGTCGCTCACGCCCTGCTCGGCGACCCCGGGGCCCTCGTCTTCGACGAGCCCGCGAACGGGCTCGACCCCGAGGGCATCCGGTGGATGCGGCTCCTGATGCGTCGTCTCGCCGATGAGGGTCGCACCGTGCTCGTCTCCTCGCATGTGCTGAGCGAGGTCGAGCAGGTCGCCGACAACGTTCTCGTCCTGTCTCGCGGGCAGCTGATGCTCTCCAGCGGCATCGAGACGCTCGCAGACCCGTCGTCGGGCGCGGTCGTTGTCGACGCCGCGGATCGCGCCGCTCTCACCGCCGCGCTGTCTGCGGGCGGTTTCGAGGTCGAGGTGCTGCGCTCCGGCCTCACCGTGCGCGGCGGCGACGCCGGCACCGTCGGAGCGATCGCCGCCGAGGCGGGGATCGCGCTGACCACACTCGTGCAGCGGGGCCCCACACTCGAGGACATCTTCATCGAGCTGGTCCGCGGCGGCAGGCACGCGCCCCGAGAGATCGCCACCCCGGCGATCGTCGTTCCGCCGGTGCGGGAAGATGAGGCCGCGACCGAGACCGCGACCGCTTCCCCGGAGCAGACAGCAGACGAGCCGGCGGCCGACGAGGCGCCCGCCGACGCGCCTGCGGCTGAGACGCTCTCTGACGTGCCGGCGGAAGCGGCGCTGCCGGAGACCTCCGACACCGTCGATGCAGACGCAGACGCAGACGCCAGTGCCGACTACGAGGTCGTCGACTCCCCCGCCCAGCCGTCGTTCGACGACATCCTGTTCGGCACCGGCGGCGAGACCGGCGACGCGCACACGGCGACCGGACCCGAATCGGAGCAGTCCGACGCGGATGACGCAGAGCACTCGGGCCTCGAGGCCTTCGCCGGCCTGCACCACGAGGCTCCCACCGGGGAGGACGCGGACGACGCGAAGGATGCGGACGACGCGGATGCTGAGGCGCCGTCCGTGCCCACGCACACCCCCGATGAAGAGAGCGACGCCGACCCGCGCTCCGAAGCCGTGAGCTCGATGCTCGCCGCCGCCGCGCGTGCGTACTACCAGGACGAGCCGAAGCAGTACCCGTTCGCAGAGGATGACAACCAGCCCGTGGCCGAAGGCGGCTCCGGATCTGATGACGCGGCCGCGGTCGGAGACGACGGCGAGCACCACGAGCATCACGAGCACCACGACGGCGAGCACCGCGAGCACCATGACGGCGAGCACCGCGAGAGCTGA
- a CDS encoding enoyl-CoA hydratase/isomerase family protein, whose product MTDSTASPRVLVRTEGPLGRLTLNRPEAINALDIDMIRLLADALDRWRTDSDVQIVLIDGEGERGMCAGGDVRALRAQILEGRAEETAEFFRAEYALNAMIAEYPKPIVSVADGITMGGGVGLSGHASIRIVTERSKLAMPETRIGFTPDVGGTWLLGRAPGRFGEYFGLTGATMNGADAVLLGFADHVVPSDRLDALREALAYRADPTGPAEIVLLFDETPEPSTLPASREWIDAAFAADTVVDIVSRLRARDETDAAATADLLESLGPTGLAVTLDAVREARSLPGLRAALKGEYRRVMWFVTQHPDLVEGIRAQLVDKDRNPRWDPPTLDALGSDAGAPARDYVPEHPLF is encoded by the coding sequence GTGACCGATTCCACCGCCTCGCCCCGCGTCCTCGTCCGCACGGAAGGCCCGCTGGGTCGACTCACTCTGAACCGTCCCGAGGCGATCAACGCGCTCGACATCGACATGATCCGCCTGCTCGCCGATGCGCTCGATCGTTGGCGCACCGACAGCGATGTGCAGATCGTGCTCATCGACGGCGAGGGTGAGCGCGGCATGTGCGCCGGTGGCGATGTGCGGGCCCTGCGCGCGCAGATCCTCGAGGGCCGTGCCGAGGAGACCGCCGAGTTCTTCCGCGCCGAGTACGCGCTCAACGCGATGATCGCGGAGTACCCCAAGCCGATCGTCTCGGTCGCAGACGGCATCACTATGGGAGGCGGCGTCGGGCTGTCGGGCCATGCGTCCATCCGCATCGTCACGGAGCGCTCGAAGCTCGCGATGCCCGAGACGCGCATCGGCTTCACTCCGGATGTCGGAGGCACCTGGCTGCTCGGTCGTGCCCCCGGACGCTTCGGGGAGTACTTCGGTCTCACCGGCGCCACGATGAACGGCGCGGATGCGGTTCTGCTCGGCTTCGCCGACCATGTCGTGCCGTCGGACCGCCTCGACGCGCTGCGCGAGGCGCTCGCGTATCGCGCGGATCCGACCGGACCGGCAGAGATCGTGCTGCTCTTCGACGAGACGCCGGAGCCTTCGACTCTGCCCGCGTCGCGCGAATGGATCGACGCGGCGTTCGCGGCCGACACCGTCGTCGACATCGTCTCGCGCCTGCGCGCACGGGACGAGACGGATGCCGCGGCCACGGCCGACCTGCTCGAGAGCCTCGGGCCGACCGGCCTGGCGGTCACCCTCGACGCTGTGCGCGAGGCGCGGTCGCTGCCCGGACTGCGCGCGGCTCTGAAAGGGGAGTATCGCCGGGTCATGTGGTTCGTGACGCAGCATCCCGACCTCGTCGAGGGCATTCGGGCGCAGCTCGTCGACAAGGATCGGAATCCGCGATGGGATCCCCCGACTCTCGACGCACTCGGCTCGGACGCGGGCGCTCCGGCGCGCGACTACGTGCCGGAGCATCCGCTGTTCTGA
- a CDS encoding GntR family transcriptional regulator gives MPASIDDSSPAVDIYRQFRGLIVSGQLGAGERLPTVRQTASDLGVAAGTAARAYRLLERDGLVVTRTAAGTRVSDSAGVVPRAVIRQIRELVAAAEEAGSAIDDVIDILRVVAGSSAGSEPH, from the coding sequence GTGCCTGCCTCGATCGACGACTCGAGCCCGGCCGTCGACATCTACCGCCAGTTCCGCGGCCTCATCGTGTCGGGCCAGCTGGGCGCGGGCGAGCGCCTCCCCACCGTGCGCCAGACCGCCAGCGACCTCGGCGTCGCTGCGGGCACGGCAGCACGCGCGTACCGGCTGCTCGAGCGCGATGGACTGGTGGTGACGCGCACCGCTGCAGGCACGCGCGTGTCGGACTCTGCGGGCGTCGTACCCCGTGCTGTCATCCGACAGATCAGAGAGCTGGTCGCTGCCGCCGAAGAAGCCGGGAGCGCGATCGACGACGTGATCGACATCCTGCGAGTGGTCGCCGGCTCGTCGGCGGGGTCCGAGCCGCACTGA
- a CDS encoding ABC transporter ATP-binding protein has protein sequence MLGKILVRYLTRYKWLLLAVLVFQFASAIATLYLPRLNEDIINKGVAQSDTDYIWRTGLFMLAVSLGQIIASVIATYFAARASMGAGRDIRADVFGKVSGFSEREVSQFGAGSLITRNTNDVQQVQMLAMMGATMLVTAPLLAIGGIIFAVQTNIGLSWLIAVSVPLLLIVAGVVVSRMVPLFRSYQGKLDTVNRVMREQLTGVRVVRAFVRERIEEERFREANTDIMVVGRKVGSLFVLLFPLFMLILNVTVVAVVWFGGIEVNSGTVQVGTIFAFMQYIGQIMGGVIMASFMAIMIPRAAVSAERIGEVLDTTSSMERPANGITEFPAPGAVAFDGVEFTYPGADSPVLTGISFAAEPGETVAIVGSTGAGKTTLVSLIPRLFDATGGAVFVGGADVRDADVESLWATIGLVPQRPFLFTGTVASNLRYGREDATDEELWHALEIAQGRDFVEEMPQGLESRITQGGTNVSGGQRQRLAIARAIVRQPQILVFDDSFSALDLTTDAHLRQALWRELPHVTKIVVAQRVSSITDADRIVVLEGGTMVGVGTHEELLETSTTYREIVESQLGVDA, from the coding sequence GTGCTGGGAAAAATACTCGTCCGCTATCTCACTCGATATAAGTGGCTGCTCCTGGCCGTGCTGGTCTTCCAGTTCGCCAGCGCGATCGCGACTCTGTACCTGCCGCGTCTCAACGAAGACATCATCAACAAGGGTGTCGCTCAGTCCGACACCGACTACATCTGGCGGACCGGCCTGTTCATGCTCGCCGTGTCGCTCGGCCAGATCATCGCCTCGGTCATCGCCACCTACTTCGCCGCCCGTGCGTCGATGGGCGCCGGCCGCGACATCCGCGCCGACGTGTTCGGCAAGGTGAGCGGGTTCTCCGAGCGCGAGGTCTCGCAGTTCGGTGCCGGTTCTCTCATCACCCGCAACACGAACGACGTGCAGCAGGTGCAGATGCTCGCGATGATGGGCGCCACCATGCTCGTCACCGCGCCGCTCCTCGCGATCGGTGGAATCATCTTCGCCGTGCAGACGAACATCGGCCTCAGCTGGCTGATCGCGGTCTCCGTGCCGCTGCTGCTGATCGTCGCCGGAGTGGTCGTCAGCCGCATGGTGCCCCTCTTCCGCAGCTATCAGGGCAAGCTCGACACCGTGAACCGGGTCATGCGCGAGCAGCTGACCGGTGTTCGCGTCGTGCGGGCATTCGTCCGCGAGCGCATCGAGGAAGAGCGATTCCGCGAAGCGAACACCGACATCATGGTCGTCGGGCGCAAGGTCGGCTCGCTGTTCGTGCTGCTGTTCCCGCTGTTCATGCTGATCCTCAACGTCACGGTCGTGGCGGTCGTGTGGTTCGGCGGCATCGAGGTCAACAGCGGCACTGTGCAGGTCGGCACGATCTTCGCCTTCATGCAGTACATCGGTCAGATCATGGGCGGCGTCATCATGGCGAGCTTCATGGCGATCATGATCCCGCGCGCGGCCGTCTCGGCAGAGCGCATCGGCGAGGTCCTCGACACGACGTCGAGCATGGAGCGTCCGGCGAACGGCATCACCGAGTTCCCGGCTCCGGGCGCGGTCGCATTCGACGGTGTCGAGTTCACCTATCCGGGCGCGGATTCGCCCGTACTCACGGGCATCAGCTTCGCCGCCGAGCCCGGCGAGACGGTGGCGATCGTGGGATCGACGGGTGCGGGCAAGACCACACTGGTCTCCCTGATCCCGCGTCTCTTCGACGCCACGGGCGGAGCGGTCTTCGTGGGCGGCGCCGACGTGCGCGACGCCGACGTGGAGTCGCTGTGGGCGACGATCGGTCTCGTGCCTCAGCGGCCCTTCCTCTTCACGGGCACCGTCGCGTCGAACCTGCGATACGGACGTGAAGATGCCACGGACGAAGAGCTGTGGCATGCGCTCGAGATCGCTCAGGGACGCGACTTCGTCGAGGAGATGCCGCAGGGGCTGGAGTCCCGCATCACGCAGGGCGGTACGAACGTGTCCGGCGGGCAGCGTCAGCGCCTCGCGATCGCCCGCGCGATCGTCCGGCAGCCGCAGATCCTCGTCTTCGACGACTCGTTCTCCGCTCTCGACCTCACCACCGACGCGCACCTGAGACAGGCGCTGTGGCGTGAGCTGCCTCACGTGACCAAGATCGTGGTCGCGCAGCGCGTCTCGTCCATCACCGATGCGGATCGCATCGTCGTGCTCGAAGGGGGCACCATGGTCGGCGTCGGCACGCACGAGGAACTCCTCGAGACGAGCACGACCTATCGAGAGATCGTCGAGTCGCAGCTGGGGGTGGACGCATGA
- a CDS encoding ABC transporter ATP-binding protein → MSEQNEPQTRRGRAGKATAATATVERELTEEEKYEAELAEKARQDGGGWDSVAPGKADNFGKSFSRMIGLLKPSAVWFILVSIAGAVGVVLTVAAPKVLGEATNLIYKGFISVQLGQANGDFPGFPNGTSQDDVVAALRQGGQDDFANQVAALGSFQVGDGVDFGALRWVIIAVLAIYIAAAFLSWIQGYVINVIMVRTMWRLRESVEAKINRLPLSYFDKVQRGDLISRVTNDIDNITQTMQQSLSGAITAVLTVVGVLVLMFSISWQLALVALVALPLMGVIFGVIGPRSQKAFGMQWRKVGRLNARVEEAFSGHALVKVFGREQDALDKFKDENEELFQASFKAQFLSGIIMPAMTFVGSLTYVGIAVLGGLMVASGQLRLGDVQAFIQYSQQFTQPLSELGGMAAVVQSGTASAERVFELLDTEEQEADASDAPKLAGGQGVVEFQNVAFSYTPERPLITDLSFQVEPGQTVAIVGPTGAGKTTLVNLIMRFYELNGGRILLDGQDISKITRDELRSRTGMVLQDPWLFAGSIRENIRYGRSTATDEEILEAAKATYVDRFVHSLPEGYDTVLDEDASNVSAGERQLITIARAFVAQPSILILDEATSAVDTRTEVLLQHAMAALRQGRTSFVIAHRLSTIRDADLILVMEHGDIVEKGTHDELIAAQGAYWRLYQSQFEQAAADIDAEDALTGSTPVMVSGDAEEAATAAQIGATVGASAPAAAAAEAQAVVERPQSEGS, encoded by the coding sequence ATGAGCGAGCAGAACGAGCCCCAGACGCGTCGCGGTCGCGCAGGCAAGGCGACGGCAGCCACCGCGACGGTCGAGCGCGAGCTGACCGAAGAGGAGAAGTACGAGGCCGAGCTCGCCGAGAAGGCGCGCCAGGACGGTGGCGGCTGGGACAGCGTCGCACCGGGCAAGGCAGACAACTTCGGCAAGAGCTTCAGTCGCATGATCGGACTGCTCAAGCCGTCGGCGGTGTGGTTCATCCTGGTGTCGATCGCCGGTGCCGTCGGCGTCGTGCTCACGGTCGCCGCACCGAAGGTGCTCGGCGAGGCCACCAACCTGATCTACAAGGGCTTCATCTCGGTGCAGCTCGGGCAGGCGAACGGGGACTTCCCCGGCTTCCCGAACGGCACCTCGCAAGACGACGTGGTCGCCGCGCTCCGCCAGGGCGGGCAGGACGACTTCGCCAATCAGGTCGCTGCGCTCGGCAGCTTCCAGGTCGGCGACGGGGTCGACTTCGGCGCGCTGCGGTGGGTCATCATCGCGGTCCTCGCGATCTACATCGCCGCAGCCTTCCTGAGCTGGATCCAGGGCTACGTGATCAACGTCATCATGGTGCGCACCATGTGGCGTCTGCGCGAGTCGGTCGAGGCGAAGATCAACCGCCTGCCGCTGTCGTACTTCGACAAGGTGCAGCGCGGCGATCTGATCTCGCGCGTCACCAACGACATCGACAACATCACGCAGACCATGCAGCAGTCGCTGTCGGGCGCGATCACCGCAGTGCTCACCGTCGTGGGCGTGCTGGTGCTCATGTTCTCGATCTCGTGGCAACTCGCCCTCGTGGCCCTCGTCGCACTGCCGCTGATGGGCGTGATCTTCGGCGTCATCGGGCCGCGGTCGCAGAAGGCCTTCGGGATGCAGTGGCGCAAGGTCGGTCGACTGAACGCCCGCGTCGAAGAGGCGTTCTCGGGCCACGCGCTGGTCAAGGTGTTCGGCCGCGAGCAGGACGCTCTCGACAAGTTCAAGGACGAGAACGAGGAGCTGTTCCAGGCGAGCTTCAAGGCGCAGTTCCTCTCCGGCATCATCATGCCGGCGATGACCTTCGTCGGCAGCCTCACCTATGTGGGCATCGCCGTGCTCGGCGGTCTCATGGTGGCCAGCGGACAGCTGCGCCTGGGCGACGTGCAGGCGTTCATCCAGTACTCGCAGCAGTTCACTCAGCCGCTGTCGGAGCTCGGCGGCATGGCCGCGGTCGTGCAGTCCGGCACGGCGTCGGCCGAGCGCGTGTTCGAGCTGCTCGACACCGAGGAGCAGGAGGCTGATGCCTCTGACGCTCCGAAGCTGGCCGGCGGCCAGGGCGTCGTCGAGTTCCAGAACGTCGCCTTCAGCTACACGCCGGAGCGTCCTCTCATCACCGACCTCTCGTTCCAGGTCGAACCGGGGCAGACGGTCGCGATCGTGGGTCCGACGGGAGCAGGCAAGACGACACTCGTCAACCTGATCATGCGGTTCTACGAGCTGAACGGCGGGCGCATCCTGCTCGACGGTCAGGACATCTCGAAGATCACGCGCGACGAGCTGCGCTCCCGCACCGGGATGGTGCTGCAGGACCCGTGGCTCTTCGCCGGGAGCATCCGCGAGAACATCCGATACGGCCGCTCCACGGCGACCGACGAGGAGATCCTCGAGGCCGCGAAGGCCACGTACGTCGACCGCTTCGTGCATTCGCTGCCCGAGGGGTACGACACCGTGCTCGACGAAGACGCGTCGAACGTCTCCGCGGGTGAGCGTCAGCTGATCACGATCGCGCGCGCGTTCGTGGCCCAGCCGTCGATCCTCATCCTCGACGAGGCGACCTCGGCCGTCGACACCCGCACAGAGGTGCTGCTGCAGCACGCCATGGCGGCGCTGCGCCAGGGACGCACCTCGTTCGTGATCGCGCACCGCCTGTCGACGATCCGCGACGCCGACCTCATCCTCGTGATGGAGCACGGCGACATCGTCGAGAAGGGCACGCACGACGAACTCATCGCTGCGCAGGGCGCCTACTGGCGTCTGTACCAGTCGCAGTTCGAACAGGCGGCGGCAGACATCGATGCCGAGGATGCTCTCACGGGGTCGACCCCGGTGATGGTCAGCGGTGATGCCGAGGAGGCCGCGACCGCGGCTCAGATCGGTGCCACCGTCGGTGCGTCTGCTCCCGCCGCGGCGGCGGCCGAAGCGCAGGCCGTGGTCGAACGTCCGCAGTCAGAAGGCTCGTAA
- a CDS encoding D-alanyl-D-alanine carboxypeptidase, translating to MTAPDSAEATSDAPAPDADAARRDDDVDAALGAGTDIPSVEEPDDDESDPEEPDAQWAEAGRGATALTWIDPVEIGRQSATAALDEDTDRAVGGAALLRDAHLRPRIATAGILVPLTLVVCLVGAYAGSTLLWPLHEVAPTVQSVPTAAVAAVPADVLWPAQGSAAVGITGLGTTASTADPAAIASITKVVSSLMVLERMPLAVGEQGPEFGFTRADNLEYWDYRRLDQSALDVPVGGVLTEYQLLQGTLLGSANNYIDRLAQEIWGSNAAFADAAATWLSDRGLDDVTIVTPSGFDDRNTATPQSLIAVAEIAMQNPVFAGIVATPSVDLPGAGTVVNTNGMLADAGVVGVKTGTLGDSWNLLTAKDVTVDDTTVHLFASVLGQSDDEQRLAETRALLAQVETALDAQEPVLAKGTTVGTVSTIWGAPVDIVTDEDADVVLWNGVAAEVTPSFELGEERESGDHVGTLTSVGPLNTATTPLVLAEDVDGPSPWWRLTHPLELFGISGAQR from the coding sequence GTGACCGCTCCAGACTCCGCCGAGGCCACCTCCGACGCGCCCGCTCCGGACGCCGATGCCGCCCGTCGGGACGATGACGTCGATGCGGCGCTCGGCGCCGGAACAGACATCCCCTCGGTGGAGGAGCCGGACGACGACGAGTCGGATCCGGAGGAGCCGGATGCGCAGTGGGCCGAGGCCGGGCGAGGCGCGACTGCTCTCACGTGGATCGATCCGGTGGAGATCGGCCGACAGTCGGCCACTGCCGCGCTCGACGAGGACACTGATCGCGCAGTGGGTGGAGCAGCGCTGCTGCGGGACGCCCACCTGCGACCTCGCATCGCCACTGCCGGCATTCTCGTCCCGTTGACCCTCGTGGTGTGCCTCGTCGGGGCGTATGCGGGGTCGACGCTGCTCTGGCCGCTGCATGAGGTCGCTCCGACCGTGCAGTCGGTTCCGACCGCGGCTGTCGCGGCGGTTCCGGCCGACGTGCTGTGGCCGGCGCAGGGAAGCGCAGCCGTGGGCATCACGGGCCTCGGAACCACGGCGTCGACGGCCGACCCCGCGGCGATCGCCAGCATCACGAAGGTCGTCTCGAGCCTGATGGTGCTCGAACGCATGCCGCTCGCGGTCGGCGAGCAGGGTCCGGAGTTCGGGTTCACGCGTGCCGACAACCTCGAGTACTGGGACTACCGTCGGCTCGACCAGTCGGCGCTCGACGTGCCGGTGGGTGGTGTGCTGACCGAGTATCAGCTGCTGCAGGGGACTCTGCTCGGCTCGGCGAACAACTACATCGACCGACTCGCCCAGGAGATCTGGGGGTCGAATGCGGCCTTCGCCGACGCCGCAGCGACCTGGCTCAGTGATCGCGGCCTCGACGACGTCACGATCGTGACGCCCTCGGGCTTCGACGACCGCAACACCGCGACGCCGCAGTCGCTCATCGCCGTGGCCGAGATCGCGATGCAGAACCCGGTCTTCGCCGGAATCGTCGCCACCCCGTCGGTCGATCTTCCCGGCGCGGGAACCGTGGTGAACACGAACGGAATGCTGGCGGATGCCGGGGTCGTCGGCGTCAAGACCGGCACCCTCGGCGACAGCTGGAACCTGTTGACCGCGAAGGACGTCACCGTCGACGACACGACCGTGCACCTCTTCGCGAGCGTGCTCGGTCAGAGCGATGACGAACAGCGCCTCGCCGAGACCCGCGCCCTGCTGGCACAGGTGGAGACCGCGCTCGACGCGCAGGAGCCGGTGCTCGCCAAAGGCACGACGGTCGGCACCGTGTCGACGATCTGGGGTGCGCCGGTCGACATCGTGACCGACGAGGATGCCGACGTGGTGCTGTGGAACGGCGTGGCCGCCGAGGTCACCCCCTCGTTCGAGCTGGGCGAGGAGCGCGAATCTGGCGACCACGTCGGCACTCTCACGAGCGTGGGTCCGCTCAACACCGCCACGACGCCCCTCGTTCTCGCCGAGGACGTCGACGGGCCCAGCCCGTGGTGGCGTCTGACGCACCCGCTCGAACTCTTCGGCATCTCCGGCGCTCAGCGCTGA
- a CDS encoding ECF transporter S component has protein sequence MSTSTSGSSTESASAAATAARASKRLGRPELWRWRVVDIVVASVIAVACAVIFLLWNVGYEVPSTFLTPLLPGVQGLLAGPWLIAGVLGGLIIRKPGAALYTELVAAIISALVGNAWGPLTIVSGLVQGLGAELIFLLFLYGVWRLPVAMLAGAGAGLACGINDRILWYAGADTLFTTVYIVSTTISGAVIAGLGAWLIARGLAATGALSRFAAGREVTARV, from the coding sequence ATGAGCACATCCACGTCCGGATCCAGCACGGAATCGGCATCCGCAGCAGCCACCGCGGCTCGCGCATCGAAGAGGCTCGGCCGTCCCGAACTGTGGCGCTGGCGGGTCGTCGACATCGTCGTGGCGAGTGTCATCGCGGTGGCCTGTGCCGTGATCTTCCTGCTCTGGAACGTCGGCTACGAGGTTCCGAGCACCTTCCTCACCCCGCTCCTTCCCGGCGTGCAGGGTCTGCTCGCAGGCCCGTGGCTCATCGCGGGAGTGCTCGGCGGGCTCATCATCCGCAAGCCCGGCGCGGCGCTCTACACCGAGCTGGTCGCTGCGATCATCTCGGCACTGGTCGGCAACGCCTGGGGTCCGCTCACGATCGTCTCGGGTCTGGTGCAGGGCCTGGGCGCGGAGCTGATCTTCCTCCTCTTCCTCTACGGCGTATGGCGGTTGCCTGTCGCGATGCTGGCGGGCGCCGGTGCGGGCCTCGCGTGCGGCATCAACGACCGCATCCTCTGGTACGCGGGCGCCGACACGCTCTTCACGACCGTCTACATCGTCTCGACCACCATCTCCGGTGCCGTGATCGCCGGGCTGGGCGCGTGGCTGATCGCTCGGGGTCTCGCTGCGACGGGAGCCCTGAGTCGGTTCGCCGCCGGCCGCGAGGTCACCGCACGGGTGTGA
- a CDS encoding ABC transporter ATP-binding protein, with translation MTSPIRPAALEARGWGWRYATRLRWAVREVDLRIDPGERVLLLGASGSGKSTLLQGFGGVLGGDDEGETHGALLVDGVPPTQARGRVGMVLQDPDTQTILARVGDDVAFGCENLGVPRDEIWQRVHRSLDAVQLDVALDRSTTALSGGQKQRLALAGVLAMQPGAILLDEPTANLDPQGVADVRDAVAAALDATDATLVVIEHRIDIWLPLVTRVVVLGVEPGGTIVLADGTPEQVLGTRGAELAASGVWVPGHPPAYPPAPAQQPGEVLIEARGLSVARRRGLAVAGPFDLEVRAGEALGITGENGAGKSTLGLTLAGLIPAEDGGVAARPALAAGERADPFRWSSRALLTRIATVMQTPEHQLLAKTVREELSVGPRALKLAETEITARIDDLLERLRLTALAGANPYTLSGGEKRRLTVASALATRPRVLVLDEPTFGQDATTWAELVGLIARLRDDGTAVVAISHDQAVLDALHARRIEVGR, from the coding sequence GTGACTTCGCCCATCAGACCGGCCGCGCTCGAAGCGCGCGGCTGGGGGTGGCGCTATGCCACGCGGCTGCGGTGGGCGGTCCGCGAGGTCGATCTGCGTATCGACCCGGGGGAGCGGGTGCTTCTGCTCGGCGCCTCGGGATCGGGGAAGTCGACCCTGCTGCAGGGGTTCGGCGGTGTGCTGGGTGGGGACGACGAGGGCGAGACCCACGGAGCGCTGCTGGTCGACGGCGTCCCTCCGACACAGGCACGCGGGCGGGTGGGCATGGTCCTGCAGGACCCCGACACGCAGACGATCCTCGCCCGAGTCGGCGACGACGTGGCGTTCGGGTGCGAGAACCTCGGCGTTCCGCGTGACGAGATCTGGCAGCGCGTGCACCGGTCTCTGGATGCGGTGCAGCTCGACGTCGCCCTCGACCGGTCGACGACCGCGCTCTCGGGTGGCCAGAAGCAGCGGCTCGCGCTCGCCGGAGTGCTCGCGATGCAGCCCGGAGCGATCCTGCTCGACGAGCCCACGGCCAACCTCGACCCGCAGGGGGTGGCGGATGTGCGGGATGCCGTGGCCGCGGCGCTCGATGCGACCGACGCCACTCTGGTCGTGATCGAGCACCGCATCGACATCTGGCTGCCGCTCGTCACGCGGGTGGTCGTGCTGGGCGTAGAGCCCGGGGGAACGATCGTGTTGGCCGACGGCACACCCGAGCAGGTACTGGGCACGCGCGGTGCCGAGCTGGCGGCATCCGGCGTGTGGGTTCCGGGGCATCCGCCCGCGTACCCTCCTGCTCCCGCCCAGCAGCCGGGGGAGGTGCTCATCGAGGCCCGCGGGCTCAGCGTGGCGCGGCGTCGTGGGCTCGCCGTCGCCGGCCCCTTCGACCTCGAGGTGCGAGCGGGCGAAGCGCTCGGCATCACGGGTGAGAACGGAGCGGGCAAATCGACGCTCGGACTCACGCTCGCCGGGCTCATCCCGGCTGAAGACGGAGGGGTCGCTGCGCGGCCGGCCCTCGCGGCAGGAGAGAGGGCCGATCCGTTCCGCTGGTCGTCGCGGGCGCTGCTCACCCGCATCGCCACGGTGATGCAGACTCCCGAGCACCAGCTGCTCGCGAAGACCGTGCGCGAGGAGCTGTCGGTGGGCCCGCGAGCGCTGAAGCTGGCCGAGACCGAGATCACCGCCCGGATCGACGATCTGCTCGAACGGCTGCGGCTCACCGCGCTCGCGGGCGCCAATCCCTACACGCTCTCGGGTGGTGAGAAGCGACGTCTCACGGTCGCTTCGGCCCTCGCCACGCGTCCCCGGGTGCTGGTGCTCGACGAACCCACCTTCGGACAGGACGCCACGACCTGGGCCGAGCTGGTCGGTCTCATCGCGCGACTTCGCGACGACGGTACGGCCGTGGTCGCGATCAGTCATGACCAGGCGGTGCTCGATGCGCTGCACGCACGACGCATCGAGGTGGGGCGTTGA